Proteins encoded within one genomic window of Spirulina major PCC 6313:
- a CDS encoding pentapeptide repeat-containing protein, with the protein MNLKELCHLYATGKRDFGPLNLNEANLRGVNLSGAILKGSRLIVANLSGANLSGADLSNTKLHVARLSGTNLIGAKFNQAQLNVANLIRADLRNAELIEAVIIRSELVRANLSGANLSGANLNGTDLREASLRQVNLSYCNLSETNLRGANLTEGNLEQVDLSSGDLTRAKLIAANLRDADLSHARLMCADLTGADLRGANLRWTDLSGANLTGADLSDAKLSGASLTGADLRDANLINASLVHADLSRVRLMRAEWDGADLTGATLTGAMLHNVLRSNLKTTNLSCEWVDLSPLGDGSEVRQLRPEQVQSFFKETRPMVKVAVDAPFNLSANLALATIYHQITQAYPRMEHPPSIQITTRRTYLTFTVNRNSDLFLTAYCVMLPFLDSEAIGTQLQKILSAVTHTPQGELSTVKQEILQQWYQDLKQLMQHLASVKAEQDNVMPQDASLFLESPTYTVLTNANNHSIDLYHHPYFGKYIPAVQGDEMDSSEQSALPEMSLPPLQILIQFMQDCFA; encoded by the coding sequence ATGAATCTTAAAGAACTCTGCCATCTCTATGCAACTGGCAAGCGAGATTTTGGCCCCCTCAATCTCAACGAAGCAAACCTGCGGGGCGTAAACCTCAGCGGAGCCATTTTAAAAGGCTCACGGCTCATCGTGGCTAACCTCAGCGGTGCTAACCTCAGCGGCGCAGACCTCAGCAACACCAAACTACACGTTGCCCGCCTCAGTGGAACCAACCTAATCGGAGCCAAATTCAATCAAGCTCAACTCAACGTCGCCAACCTGATCCGAGCCGATCTACGCAACGCCGAACTGATTGAAGCGGTGATCATTCGTTCTGAACTGGTGCGCGCCAACCTCAGCGGGGCCAACCTCAGCGGGGCCAACTTAAACGGAACCGACCTGCGCGAAGCGAGTCTGCGCCAAGTCAACCTCAGCTACTGCAACCTCAGCGAAACCAATCTCCGGGGCGCAAACCTCACCGAAGGCAACCTCGAACAAGTTGACCTCAGCAGCGGCGATCTCACCCGTGCGAAACTGATTGCCGCGAATCTCCGTGATGCCGATCTCAGCCATGCTCGCTTAATGTGCGCGGATTTAACCGGGGCGGACTTGCGGGGGGCAAACCTCCGGTGGACAGATTTAAGCGGGGCGAACCTCACCGGGGCAGACCTCAGTGATGCCAAGTTGAGCGGCGCAAGTTTGACCGGGGCAGATTTGCGGGATGCCAACTTAATTAATGCCAGCCTTGTCCATGCCGATCTCAGCCGGGTGCGCTTAATGCGGGCGGAATGGGATGGCGCGGATCTCACCGGCGCAACATTGACGGGGGCCATGTTGCATAATGTGTTGCGCTCGAACCTGAAAACCACAAATTTGAGTTGCGAGTGGGTGGATCTGAGTCCCTTGGGGGATGGGTCGGAAGTGCGACAGTTACGACCGGAGCAAGTGCAGTCCTTTTTTAAGGAAACCCGGCCGATGGTTAAAGTTGCCGTTGATGCTCCCTTTAATCTTTCGGCCAATCTTGCCTTGGCGACGATCTACCACCAGATCACCCAGGCCTATCCCCGCATGGAACACCCACCCAGCATCCAAATCACCACCCGTCGCACCTATCTAACCTTTACGGTGAATCGTAATTCTGACCTTTTTTTGACGGCCTATTGCGTGATGTTGCCATTTCTGGATTCTGAGGCGATCGGCACACAACTTCAGAAGATTCTGAGTGCGGTAACCCATACGCCTCAGGGTGAGTTGTCAACAGTCAAACAGGAAATTCTCCAACAGTGGTATCAAGACTTAAAACAGTTAATGCAACATTTAGCATCGGTTAAAGCGGAGCAGGATAATGTCATGCCTCAAGATGCTTCTCTGTTTTTGGAGTCGCCTACCTACACGGTGCTCACAAATGCCAATAACCATAGTATCGACCTGTACCATCATCCCTATTTCGGGAAATATATTCCAGCGGTGCAAGGCGATGAAATGGATTCATCGGAGCAGTCCGCGTTGCCGGAAATGTCCTTGCCACCCCTTCAGATTTTGATCCAGTTTATGCAGGATTGTTTTGCTTAA
- a CDS encoding prephenate/arogenate dehydrogenase, whose translation MDVGIVGLGLIGGSLGLELRSQGYRVLGVSRRPETCERAIAKGIADRTSTTFDILSAAQLVFLCPPLDALRPTVEALIPHLDPEVILTDVGSVKAPIVEAIAPLWPRFVGGHPMAGTAEQGIEAAQSGLFRNAPYVLTPTETTPPDCLATVAEVVRSLGSEIFTCSPHQHDQSVAWISHLPVFVSAALIASCEAEADPAIKALAQQFASSGFRDTSRVGGGNPELGMMMAQYNQQAVLRSLLTYRDTLDTVIDQLQHQNWDALNRQLHNTARDRPPYVAQPVAPSPDSPP comes from the coding sequence ATGGATGTGGGCATTGTGGGGTTGGGGCTGATTGGGGGATCGTTGGGGCTAGAGTTACGATCGCAGGGCTATCGAGTCTTGGGCGTGTCCCGACGACCGGAAACCTGTGAACGGGCGATCGCCAAAGGGATCGCCGACCGGACTAGTACAACGTTTGACATACTGTCGGCGGCACAACTCGTTTTCCTCTGTCCCCCCCTTGATGCGCTACGCCCCACGGTGGAGGCTCTGATCCCTCACCTCGATCCTGAGGTGATTTTAACGGATGTTGGTTCGGTTAAGGCTCCGATTGTGGAAGCGATCGCGCCGCTGTGGCCGCGCTTTGTGGGGGGGCATCCCATGGCGGGGACGGCAGAACAGGGCATCGAAGCGGCTCAATCGGGCTTATTTCGCAATGCGCCCTATGTCCTCACCCCCACCGAGACTACCCCCCCGGACTGTCTGGCTACTGTGGCGGAGGTGGTGCGATCGCTTGGTTCTGAGATCTTCACCTGTAGCCCGCACCAGCATGATCAATCCGTGGCCTGGATTTCCCATCTTCCCGTGTTCGTCAGTGCCGCCTTGATCGCCAGTTGCGAAGCCGAAGCCGATCCCGCCATCAAGGCCTTGGCGCAACAATTTGCTAGCTCTGGGTTTCGCGATACAAGTCGCGTCGGCGGGGGAAACCCCGAACTGGGGATGATGATGGCGCAATATAATCAGCAGGCGGTGTTGCGATCGCTCCTCACCTACCGCGATACCCTCGACACCGTTATCGATCAGCTTCAACACCAAAACTGGGATGCGCTCAACCGCCAACTGCACAATACTGCCCGCGATCGCCCGCCCTACGTCGCTCAACCCGTTGCCCCATCCCCCGATTCCCCGCCATGA
- the ruvA gene encoding Holliday junction branch migration protein RuvA, translated as MISYLNGQVVAVQRRNQRLVAIVEVNQIGYEVQIPGRWATQLPTGTGEMLQIFTHHQTREDQTLLYGFASMAERDLFRQLIAVSGIGAQLAIALLDALGLEELVQAIVTNNTRVLIKTPGVGKKTAERIALELKTSLAQWRTTAQIAPPATANLDPTLQEDVELTLLALGYDQDEITSALIHLHQDPQLLKTPAPELWIKAAIAWLSQG; from the coding sequence ATGATTAGTTATCTCAACGGTCAAGTGGTAGCGGTGCAGCGGCGCAATCAGCGGCTGGTGGCGATCGTTGAAGTGAATCAGATCGGCTATGAAGTGCAGATTCCCGGCCGGTGGGCGACACAATTACCCACCGGCACAGGGGAGATGCTCCAAATCTTCACCCACCACCAAACCCGCGAGGATCAAACCCTGCTCTATGGCTTTGCGTCCATGGCTGAGCGGGATCTATTTCGCCAGTTAATCGCCGTCAGCGGCATCGGGGCCCAGTTAGCGATCGCCCTTCTCGATGCCCTGGGGTTAGAGGAATTGGTGCAAGCGATCGTCACCAACAACACCCGCGTTTTAATCAAAACCCCCGGCGTGGGCAAAAAAACCGCCGAACGCATCGCCCTCGAACTGAAAACCAGCCTCGCCCAATGGCGCACCACCGCCCAAATCGCCCCACCCGCCACCGCCAACCTTGACCCCACCCTCCAAGAAGATGTAGAACTCACCCTCCTCGCCCTCGGTTACGACCAAGACGAAATCACCTCGGCCCTCATCCACCTCCACCAAGACCCCCAACTCCTCAAAACCCCCGCGCCGGAATTATGGATCAAAGCAGCGATCGCTTGGCTCAGTCAAGGCTAG
- a CDS encoding ABC transporter ATP-binding protein: MASSRLRKLGEYLRPHWPKVALGIVALLIVNIIGVYIPLLIRDSIDQLQGALQFNVIFRYVVLIFVYASIMWVMRMFSRIIMFGVGRQVEFDLKQRIFQHLLRLDSTYFATNSIGDLMNRATSDVDNIRRLLGFAILSLVNTLFAYTLTLPVMLGLNIKLTLFSLAVYPLMLITVQLFSEKLREQQRDVQESLSDLSQLIQEDISGIALIKIYAQELNEKLGFQAQNHSVLESNLTLARTRNLLFPIIEGLVYFSLLVLLWLGTGAIEQGAISIGDFVALLIYVERLVFPTALLGFTITAYQRGEVSIDRIETILAADPQIQTESTAIVLPPELVDGKLTVQNLTFTYPDQTKPALDDISFVINSGETVAIVGPIGSGKSTLANTIPRLLNVDAGTIFLDGCDITKVRLTDLREAIAYVPQDSFLFSTQIRENIRYGQPFAEQSDIEGAAQQSQIHPEILNFPRQYDTLVGERGITLSGGQRQRTSLARALLLSSPVLILDDALASVDNQTATEILDILANNVQNQTILFISHQLSAAATADRIFVMDHGRIVQMGSHDELIHQPGLYQDLWQQQELTEAIL; the protein is encoded by the coding sequence ATGGCGAGTTCACGACTCCGAAAACTAGGTGAATATCTCCGTCCCCACTGGCCAAAGGTTGCCCTTGGGATCGTGGCACTGCTGATTGTGAATATCATCGGTGTTTACATCCCCCTCCTGATCCGGGACAGCATCGATCAACTTCAAGGCGCACTGCAATTCAACGTCATTTTTCGCTACGTCGTCCTTATCTTTGTCTATGCCTCAATCATGTGGGTAATGCGGATGTTTTCCCGCATCATCATGTTTGGCGTAGGGCGGCAAGTGGAATTTGACCTCAAGCAACGCATTTTTCAACACCTGCTGCGCCTCGATTCTACTTATTTTGCCACCAACAGCATCGGCGATTTAATGAACCGCGCCACTAGCGATGTGGATAATATTCGCCGCCTCTTAGGATTTGCGATCCTCAGTTTAGTGAATACGCTCTTTGCCTATACCCTCACCTTGCCGGTAATGTTGGGCTTAAATATTAAATTAACCCTCTTTTCCCTGGCCGTTTATCCCCTGATGCTGATCACCGTTCAACTCTTCAGTGAAAAGCTGCGGGAACAACAGCGCGATGTGCAAGAATCCCTATCTGATCTGAGTCAACTGATCCAAGAAGATATTAGCGGCATTGCCTTGATTAAAATCTACGCCCAAGAACTCAACGAAAAACTCGGTTTTCAAGCCCAAAATCACAGCGTTCTAGAAAGTAATCTCACCCTAGCCCGTACCCGAAATTTACTCTTTCCCATCATTGAAGGCTTAGTCTACTTCTCCCTCTTAGTGCTGCTTTGGCTCGGTACGGGGGCGATCGAACAGGGGGCCATTTCCATCGGGGATTTTGTCGCCCTCTTAATTTATGTCGAACGCTTGGTTTTTCCCACTGCTCTCCTTGGATTTACGATTACGGCTTATCAGCGAGGTGAGGTCAGTATTGATCGCATCGAAACAATTTTGGCGGCTGACCCTCAAATTCAAACGGAATCCACTGCGATTGTGTTGCCTCCGGAATTAGTCGATGGTAAACTTACGGTGCAAAATTTAACCTTCACCTACCCAGACCAAACAAAACCGGCCCTTGATGATATTTCTTTTGTGATTAATTCCGGTGAAACGGTGGCGATCGTCGGGCCGATTGGGTCAGGAAAATCCACCTTGGCGAATACCATTCCTCGGCTACTGAATGTAGATGCGGGGACGATTTTTCTTGATGGTTGTGATATTACGAAGGTGCGTTTAACGGATTTGCGAGAAGCGATCGCCTACGTTCCCCAGGATAGTTTTCTCTTCAGCACCCAAATCCGCGAAAATATCCGCTACGGTCAACCCTTCGCCGAACAATCCGATATCGAAGGAGCCGCCCAACAGTCCCAAATTCACCCCGAAATCCTCAATTTTCCCCGCCAATACGACACCCTCGTCGGTGAGCGCGGTATCACCCTTTCCGGTGGCCAACGCCAACGCACGTCCCTAGCGCGGGCCCTCCTGCTCTCGTCTCCGGTGTTGATCCTAGATGATGCCCTCGCCAGTGTTGACAATCAAACCGCGACGGAAATTTTAGATATTTTGGCGAATAATGTCCAAAATCAAACGATTTTATTCATCTCCCATCAACTGTCAGCAGCGGCGACGGCGGATCGGATTTTTGTGATGGATCACGGTCGGATTGTGCAAATGGGGAGTCATGATGAGTTAATCCATCAGCCAGGACTCTATCAAGACCTCTGGCAACAGCAGGAACTCACCGAAGCGATTCTCTAA
- a CDS encoding urease accessory protein UreF encodes MTPATDPTALLRLLQLASPTLPIGAYSYSEGLETLAATGQLNNATELQGWLIQQLQYGTIRIDGAVLLRARAAAQGGDWDAVIQWNQWLSASRETAELRQSSQQMGQALLKLLGDLVTPPLPWPVAELTPCNGAIAFALAAWQWQLDSQTALLGYLQSWATNVISAGVKVIPLGQTAGQRLLWSLDPHLDQARQQISQLDDHNLNSCGWGLSLASMAHETQYSRLFRS; translated from the coding sequence ATGACTCCCGCCACTGACCCCACCGCTCTGCTCCGTCTCCTCCAATTGGCCAGCCCCACCCTACCGATCGGGGCCTACAGCTATTCCGAAGGCTTAGAAACCCTCGCCGCAACAGGGCAACTCAACAATGCCACCGAGTTGCAGGGTTGGTTAATCCAGCAACTGCAATACGGCACAATTCGCATCGATGGGGCGGTGTTGTTGCGGGCCCGGGCGGCGGCGCAAGGGGGAGACTGGGACGCTGTGATCCAGTGGAATCAATGGTTATCCGCCAGCCGCGAAACCGCAGAATTGCGCCAATCGAGCCAGCAAATGGGTCAAGCCTTGCTGAAGTTGCTGGGGGATTTGGTGACTCCACCCCTGCCGTGGCCGGTGGCGGAGTTAACACCCTGTAATGGTGCGATCGCATTTGCTCTGGCCGCCTGGCAGTGGCAACTTGACTCCCAAACAGCCCTCTTGGGATATCTCCAAAGTTGGGCAACGAACGTGATCAGCGCGGGGGTCAAAGTGATTCCCCTGGGGCAAACCGCCGGTCAACGCCTCCTCTGGAGTCTTGATCCTCACCTTGACCAGGCCCGACAACAGATCAGCCAACTGGATGATCACAATCTCAACAGTTGTGGCTGGGGACTTTCCCTCGCTAGCATGGCCCATGAAACCCAATACAGCCGCCTCTTTCGCAGTTAA
- a CDS encoding helicase C-terminal domain-containing protein: MITEAQAHQALLEFLRSQDRPLWQHHLTLTRLVVRAFRLGRSALIQTATRPATYRLSYLAAALLWPDAVVLVTPEFHHESLLTVDIPRLLGAFGVTKAVQTGEQMPPEFQGLWVTTPETWLGDRLSACGGFPPQIPTLIDPADDWAQLTRQHLTLTLTPQDWDALWRSWLAHPDQPDPQQIILNLYQSITQAIRRRPSNPYHSHPLNPEELDQLTTLHEQLPPAPLPPPWEQFRQQWPQPGQLHWASRNAATQQVNLHLAPIEVDQPLRGIWEQQPIVLMGGFLGLETNKGHRYRQQLGLGDWMQVKFSPQRQNDYIQLYIPDRMPLPNTRDFQPRLLDQVLRLCRGGMISQRRSHRHPPDWIAPLKRPVVVIVDDVPLRGQVAATVAAEFGSVVKVEQKGLAPEGILVCGWTFWRCHQEALPLPQLLIIATLPLPSMENPLVAGRVRHYKHQHQDWFHYYLLPVAMQELQRAIVPVREVQGVVALLDNRVNHRSYGAKILTALEPMARVNTIDFV; this comes from the coding sequence ATGATTACTGAAGCTCAGGCTCATCAGGCGTTGCTGGAATTTTTGCGATCGCAAGACCGACCCCTTTGGCAACACCATCTCACCTTAACCCGGCTCGTCGTCCGTGCCTTCCGGCTTGGGCGATCGGCCCTGATCCAAACCGCCACCCGTCCCGCCACCTATCGCCTCAGCTATCTCGCGGCTGCCCTCCTCTGGCCCGATGCTGTTGTCCTAGTCACGCCGGAATTTCATCATGAATCCTTGCTCACCGTTGATATTCCGCGCCTCTTAGGGGCGTTTGGGGTGACAAAAGCAGTACAAACCGGTGAGCAGATGCCGCCGGAGTTTCAGGGGCTTTGGGTGACTACGCCCGAAACTTGGCTCGGCGATCGCCTCTCTGCTTGTGGTGGCTTTCCCCCCCAGATTCCCACCCTGATTGATCCCGCTGACGATTGGGCCCAACTCACCCGCCAACACCTCACCCTCACCCTCACCCCCCAGGATTGGGATGCCCTGTGGCGATCGTGGCTCGCCCACCCCGATCAACCCGACCCCCAACAGATCATCCTGAATCTGTACCAAAGCATCACCCAAGCCATTCGCCGCCGTCCCAGCAACCCCTACCACAGCCACCCCCTCAACCCTGAGGAACTCGACCAACTCACCACCCTCCACGAGCAACTCCCCCCCGCCCCCCTACCGCCCCCCTGGGAGCAATTCCGTCAACAATGGCCGCAACCGGGGCAACTCCATTGGGCCAGCCGCAATGCTGCAACGCAACAGGTCAATCTCCACCTCGCGCCCATTGAGGTAGATCAGCCCTTACGAGGGATTTGGGAGCAACAACCGATTGTTTTGATGGGCGGGTTTTTAGGGCTTGAAACCAACAAGGGGCATCGCTATCGGCAACAGTTAGGCCTGGGGGATTGGATGCAAGTTAAGTTTTCCCCCCAGCGTCAAAACGACTATATCCAGCTTTATATCCCCGATCGCATGCCGCTCCCCAACACACGGGATTTTCAGCCCCGCCTCTTGGATCAAGTGTTGCGCCTCTGTCGCGGTGGCATGATCAGTCAGCGGCGGAGCCATCGCCACCCCCCCGATTGGATTGCCCCGTTGAAACGTCCGGTCGTGGTGATTGTGGATGATGTGCCCCTACGCGGACAAGTGGCGGCAACGGTGGCGGCGGAGTTTGGCTCTGTGGTGAAGGTGGAGCAGAAGGGGCTTGCGCCGGAGGGGATTTTGGTCTGTGGCTGGACGTTCTGGCGTTGCCATCAAGAGGCTTTACCCTTGCCGCAGTTGCTGATCATTGCCACGTTGCCCCTGCCATCGATGGAAAATCCCCTGGTGGCCGGTCGTGTCCGCCATTATAAACACCAACACCAAGACTGGTTTCACTACTACTTGTTGCCGGTGGCAATGCAGGAATTGCAGCGGGCGATCGTGCCGGTGCGGGAGGTGCAGGGGGTGGTGGCGCTCTTGGATAATCGGGTCAATCATCGCAGCTACGGGGCGAAGATTTTGACGGCGTTAGAGCCGATGGCGCGGGTGAATACGATTGATTTTGTTTAA
- a CDS encoding acyl-CoA thioesterase, protein MTQLFRYTCTVPLGATDAAGVIYFARLFDLCHAAYEAAFAAAGLSLRQWFESGAIALPIVHCDAQFKQPIRWCDRLQIDLHTDTLSPTAFQLRYTLYTLDPEPVLAAIATTKHVSIDPTRRQRAPLPPECIAYLSCGLPSDTDSAS, encoded by the coding sequence ATGACCCAACTCTTTCGTTACACCTGTACGGTTCCCCTGGGGGCAACGGATGCGGCGGGGGTGATCTATTTTGCGCGATTGTTTGACCTTTGCCACGCAGCCTATGAAGCGGCCTTTGCTGCGGCGGGCTTATCGCTGCGGCAATGGTTCGAGTCGGGGGCGATCGCCCTTCCCATCGTCCATTGCGATGCTCAATTTAAACAGCCGATTCGGTGGTGCGATCGCCTCCAAATCGATCTCCACACCGACACCCTCAGCCCCACCGCCTTCCAACTCCGCTACACCCTCTACACCCTAGACCCTGAACCCGTCCTCGCCGCCATAGCCACCACCAAACACGTCAGCATCGATCCTACCCGCCGCCAACGGGCCCCCCTGCCCCCCGAATGCATCGCCTACCTAAGCTGCGGCCTGCCATCCGACACTGATTCAGCATCCTAA